The Syngnathus scovelli strain Florida chromosome 7, RoL_Ssco_1.2, whole genome shotgun sequence DNA window ACGACTCAAGTTTGGAAAACGCCTGGCAGACACACAGTTTTTGCGAAGTAATATTGTCTTAGAGTACTGATTTTGTTTTGGGGGAATTTTCTTGTACAATCAAGCATCTGCATGGTGAAATGAATTTGCATTGATTGAGGAATTGTATGGCTCACTTTGCTAACTTTTGCACATGGTGTCATGTCTGATGGTGTGACTTTTGTATTTCTCTACAAACAAATTAAGGACTGGTGATTCCACTGTACTTTTTAGTTTTTGATTGATGACTTCACTGATGTGCCGACATGTATTTACTGTACAATATTTCTATCTGTATTTCCAGGGTTTTAAAATGGGGGGTGGGTGCAGCGGAACGGCTTTAACACTCAAATACCTCCTTCACGGTTAGGACTGATTGCTTCTTCTCGCTGACATCAAGCTGCGGCCACATACTAGATTTCCACTGCAGCAAACAAGAGACTGATCTCTCCCTATGTGAGGGTGAGAAAGCCAAAACTCTTTTTGCTCCTTCAAGGTCAAAAGAACTGCTGATGTTCTCATACTTTCAGAAAGCTGGCTTCATCAACAACTTTACTGAAAatctttgatttttgttttttttgtctgtgccaCAGACCATTACCATtgatgttttgcattttcttcCAACAAAGGATCAGTCTACTGCAAGTATAGTAGCTGATTGCCTTAACATTGTGGCTGGCCTATGTATGTCATTTTCTTTACATTGTTATTTAAAAGGGAAGTTGCATTGAAGTTTGGGACACACCAGAAgatgtatatgtacatatatgcaTCACATTGGCTGGTGTGGGAAGGGAGTCTTACTTGCTCTATATGCGCAAACATGCACACGTGACGAGGTCCATACATTTAGCAGAATTGGCATCTGCCACACGTACCACACAAGAACAGGGTAATGTTTTCCATTTACACTGTACTGCATACAGACTGGTATACGTTTTTGTACGTCAGACAATTCCAATAACTGTTCCTTTTATTTGCAAGGTGTTGAAACTCCTGCAAGTAGAAACTTGCCACTCCTGTGCAGACTTGTTCTTTGTAAGTCTTTTGTATTTGAAACTACTCACGTGTGTTTGTGACATAGTATTTATAAGTgctattttcaaaataaagcttTTGGTATCCCAtttatggtgttgttcattcggataacaaaaaaaaaaaaaaaaaactatcaacAAAGGAAGTTCCAAAATGCATGCCACGTACAGCAGCTTTATTTAGAAATGTTTACATTCTcataaattagctcaaataatcTTAAATTCCCTAATATTGCATAACTGCAAGTTAAAGGGAGGGGTTGAGTTGAGTTCCTCCTGAATCAATTAAGAAACTCATAGGGATAACATAAATAACCATTCTTGGAAAATCGAGTCAGAGCAATTATTCAATTATAAAAGTATTTCTGGGTCTCCACTGATTCATTTTATTAATTAGCCTGGAAGGAAACACTGTTTAGTTATTAAAGCAGAGTTTGGGAACCTCTTTCCTGTCGAGAACCATAGATTCATTGCGAAAATAAATATCCAGCAATCCAAGTAATGTTATGCATTTGTGGGTTAAATGATTTGGGGCTCCTAGTAAAAGTTAGTAAGcgcttgtattgtttttttaaactgcaGGGTGGGCCAGGTCAAATCTGTTAGGGTGTATAGCTCACTTAAGACAATGTAGAAGTGTACATTTCATTCCAATTCATGACTGTTAACGGTCCCATCTTTTCCTCTTGGGTCGGATTAAGTTCCATGTGTCCTTGATGTAAGAGGGAACCATGACAACTAGGCACTATGGTCACTCGACGTTGCACAGGCAGCTGCTGTCAACGTGACCTTATTTAGGTAGGgaagaaaagacaaaatgttgttTAACTAGTTCTTATTGTGTAAACAGGTCCATTAGTTGGGATCAATTCAAAACTCAAGTGGATAATGAGGTACTTGTCAATTTGGCCCAAATCCTTACATGTCAAAGAAAATGGGAGGCTTCTctggttgtgtgtttttttcaaaTGCACTGCCGTCCTTTCACACCGCCCTCAAGGTGGGACAATGGTGTCAAGAGCAGAAAATGAGACATGATAGAGAGAACGGCACAACAGGACGGCAAATGCAGGCTTATAGTAGGGGCTTGAGCATTTCTTGGCAGCATGACGAGATGATAGCTGGCTTCCACGCGATGTCCAACAACAAAGATAAAAGCCTGCGGCCTTCTTTAAGCCTTCATCAGAGCGCTGACCACAGCGCGGGCATTCAGACTGCGCAGGTCGTTGTACGTCTGCCCGGTGCCCACAAACACTATTGGCTGGCCCGTGATGTAGGTCATAGAGATTGCTGCGCCAACCTGTGAGGGAGAAAGGAAACTGCGTTAAATGTTACGATTCAAGCCAAACACGTGAAACGCATTTGAACACACCTTGTCGTCAATGGTGTCAAACTTGGTGAGCACGATGCCGTCGATGAGGCGAGGTTTGTCAGACATAGAGTGGTCAGCCAGAGCCTGGTTAAACTTGACCTAGTGAGCCAAAAAAAGAAGTTCATATGTACAAGTGACACCCTAATGCCCAACAAGATGAGGATTGAGGACAGTTGATAAGGGGAACACTGCCCTCTGTTGGACCTTAAATTAAACAGTATTTGACAGAAGGTTATCTGACGTTTCAAGGCTACAGTGGTCTAAGTTTAGGATCTTTGAAAAGAAATTCAGAATTTTCTTTTCTGAATACATAAGTTTTGTACTCATTTCCCTTCTAAGTATGAATTCATCTGCGAGGTAGGGTGGGCTTACCAATTGATCAACTGCCTCGTTGCCCACCAAAGCCTCCCCGACAAACAGCACGAGGTCAGGCATGTTGACGGCGATGAGTTTAGCCAGGGCTGTCATGAGGGGCGCATTGTCCTGCATACGCCCCGCGGTGTCCACCAGCACCACGTCGAAAGCCTGGTTACGAGCTAGAAAACAAAAGTAGCATAGATATTAGATTTATGACTTTCATTACAAGTTTGGTTAACAACCTATTACATGTTTTTTCAGGTGTGTTTGGCGGGGGTGAGCGGTTACTATGTTGAGTCATCTTATGTCAAAGTTTAAAATACAAACATAATCTTACCATAAGCAATAGCCTCCATTGCAATTCCAGCAGCATCCTTGCCGTAGCCCTTCTCATAGAGCTGGACCATCGTTCGCCCTTTGTGTTTCTCCGGAGGGTGCAGAGAATTCAGGCGGCGCTGGTGGGTTCGCAGCTGCTCCACCGCTCCGGCACGGAACGTGTCGCAGGCTGCGATCAGCACGGTGAAACCGTTCTCAATGAGCCAGAATGAGATCTGGACCAAGAAGAGGATGGCAGTAAGTACCGTGATCATGGACCAAGGTGACCTTTATATGCAACATGATCTATTCCCATCTGCCGTTTACATGCGGCCAGTGTTCATTTCAATTTCAATCAACCTGTGCACTGAAAACTCACCTTTGCCAGGTTGGTGGACTTTCCAACCCCATTGACGCCACAGAAGGTAATGACGAAAGGTCTCCTCTGACTTTGCGCCTCCATGACGTCTCGCAGAATATCCACCCTTCGCTTGGGCTGCAGAATCTGCACCAGCGAATCTTGCAGGGCCTGCTTTACCGTTGAGGCAACAGCTACATAAACAGAAGACTTGTATCAATTCAATATGGTAATTTACTGTGATATTTGACTACATAACTTGTAAAAATGGAATGTTTACTTACTGGTGAAGGTGCCCATGACCTTGCCTTCTAATTTTTTGGCTACAGAGTCACAAAGCTGTGAGGCGATTTCAGCTGCTACATTCTTTGCTGTGAAGGAGGAAGCCACGATGATGATCAATCAGTGATCCATGAGTTGGACGCGAGGAGGCGAAATGCGGCACTGTCCTACCAATGAGGTGCTCCCTCATCTTCTCTAAAACAGGCTCCATGTCATCCAGGTTCAGACTCTTGGAGCCCACCAGGCCCTTCAGCATGCCAAACATGCCTCCAAAGCCACCACTCTTCTTGGCACTGACAAGATTCCACAACATTTTCCATACAAACGTttgtgctcacacacacacaatgctaaATGCTAAGCAGTCATACCTTGTCTTGAGTGCTGTATTGACAACAACtctttcctcttcttcctcctcttcctcctcctcctcgccatCGTCACTGGAATCACATTCCACAGATGGCAAATCTCCAACCATGGAGGTTGGCTGCATCCCCTGAAACATTTAGGCGTTATTACACAGTGTCCATTGATCGAGTAAACATCTTCCAAAGGAAGAGTTGATACATACAGGATCAATAGGTGCATCCTGGTGTTGGTCACACCCACTAGGGAAACCCTCTCCGTTTCTGTCACTGTAGTCCAGGTCCTTGGTACTGTTGCCACCCATGTCCCAAACACGCCTCTGTTTCTCCTTGGGCTTCTGAGGCTTTGGAGACTTACTAGCAGGAAGACAACACACTGCATTAACATTCAAAATGCAACACTTCAGTTCACGACTTGCTGGACAAACAGAAAAGGTTGGGTCAACATAAAGCATGAACGTTcagtagtgtttttttttttaccagatgGATACAGGGTTGGATAGAGTTAGTGTAAACAGACTGATTGTCTTTGATTTTTGAAATTATCTTCAGAACAGGCGATATCTCACCTGACTTTTTCAACAGGTCCCACTGCACGCTTGCGAAAGAACTCCTCTCGCTTCTTCTGCATGATCTCTTCAGGACTAAGGCCGTGATTGCCGTTCTCAACCAGTTTTGCGGCAGATGTGCCTTTTCCTTGATCTGCTTTGACAAGGTCTACCACAGAAATTGGGAAAGATTGGGCAATTAGATCTTtgacataataataatgattacgTTGATGATAATGGTTCTTCCAACAACACTTACCTTCCTTTTTAGTGTTCTTGCTCTTCTTGCTACCCTGTTCCTTTTCTTTGTCCCCACCCTTGGTTTCTATCATTGACTTCACAGTTTTTTGGGATTTTTCAGACTCCTTAAAGGAGCGCATTGGTGCTGGGCTCCGAGCTTTGCTGCTCTGTTCTGCCTCTCTGGTAGAAAATAGACATTATATACACGTTATATTATAGACAAGATATCATTATTTCCAATCAAACACAGGTCGAATGGTCACAGACAGCATTTTACCGATAAAAAAGGTTGGTGGAGACCACCCTACTTCAACAAATTTGAACTACATCAGACACTCAAGGAACCTTTTTTTAAGTTACATAGTGGGTGGAAACACAAGGTGGCTCTAAAATGATTTTTTGTGGAATATGGTTACAGCTTTCAGGTGATTGTGACTCATGAATGAGCCCAACTTATTTCTTTAGTGGTTGATAAAATATATTGAATGTTTACACGATTCACAATGAAATATcaattacactttttttttttttttttgaccacaGCAATGTCTCAAGTTTTCCAGCCTGTGCGAGTAATTACCGAAGAAGCATTTGGAAGTCATCCCCAAACTCAAAGCTGTGGTTAAGAAGCTTCATCGCACCCTTTTGCTCCAGTTCATTCTTATAAAGATCCCTGAAATGCAGCTGGATGTCATCTATGAACTTGTCCACATAGGTCAGCGTCAGGATCTTTTGAAAACCCACCTGAACAGTGAGCACAAGGGAAGATGGTGCAGGTGAGTGTTCAAACTCACATTATTTCTAATTAGCAGTGATGTTCATTAACTTACCACAAAAATTAACTCAAACTCATTGTCCAGTTTATATTTAAGATTCAGGGattcgtgagtgaacgagttaTTTCCACTCCGCTCCTAGAAAGTAACACGAAGGACATATGTCAACAAGAActcgaaaaaaaaattcccacacTACACATCGTCCGCAgacttccttaaaaaaaaaaaaaatcacgacaaTGTACAGAAACTATTTTGATCATCTTTTAGTTCACAGGGTTGACGGCAGTACTGGTGTGACAGATTCGATATACGATAGTACAAGTCCATTACTACGACGTGAGCAGCTACCTGTTAGCATTAGCCATTCGCACCGTTGTCAAGCCCACTGTTATGGGACGAGGACCGTCCGTTCACCGAGACTCACCTGCAGGATCACGGAGCGGATCAGGGCGTTGACGGGCCCGGTGAAGGACTCGGTGACACCGGTTCCCTGAAAGCACCACAGCACTATCCCCCCTTTGCTGAAGATGGTGAAAAAGTCAAGCATCTTGACACCACGTAACCTGGATTAGCGAGGGTAAAACGGGTTAGAAAGGTCCGAATCGAAGGCCtactaaacaaaaacaggacaaaaaaaaacattatcggGGGAATTCCTTCCCTGCGGGAACTCACCAAAATACTTAAATAGAAAGTAACCCCCCCACGCGTTGGAACCACCACTGGTGCAAAACAGTTTTAAGACACGTCAGATTCAGAACCAGGAAATGACGTATATTGTGGTGTCTTGCGCATGCGCATGATCGAAATCTATGACGCGTTTACGTTTAATGTACGTCGCTTGACAATGTTAAGTAATAAATGTATGACGCGTTTACGTTTAAGTACGTTGCTTGACGATGTTAAGTAATAacatttggatggatggatggatggatggatggatggatggatggatggatggatggatggatggatggatggatggatggatggatggatggatggatggatatcagTTTTGACAATTTGAAATTTGCAGTTGTTTCCCTTACTGTTTACAGAGAGGGTTGGGAAGTGCGTGATTTGAATTACAGCTggtgtactgtatttttttagAAGTGCTTTTTTTCCTAGGTCGCAATGCCATTTACCTTCATGTGATGTGTTGCAATTACCCAAAGCGGCCAAAAGAGGACGGTGTTGCTTACTGTTCCTCGGACCTCCTCATTggaaggcaggggtgtccaaactttttacaaggagggccagatttgataaagtgaaggggcccgggggccaatacttttttcagacattttttaactacagaaatttcatgcaaatacatactgttatgaaacaaatttcattgtcccaattgtctttattttttaaatgacaaaataaccaaatataagccactcaggcagatgtgaacaacattaaaagcacaaattctgcctttcattcatatctgaagagtcagataacattgaacaaactgtatgaaataatttaatttacaagagtttaaaaatatttttgcctcatgaacattttaaacaggagttataagtaatgcaaagttgtctgttattattaaaacttaaaacaagtgaattttgctcttgtcatttacaatatttttcagaaagtaatagtttgtgtcacgtctacaggttcatagcttcaacagtattaacatggccacttcgtaatatttacttttgatttacttttgactcacagccccatgtgatgaatcgctgttgtgatgccagttcagcttggagctgcttcactttatcagtgcggtcactccctgttagcttgtcgtatgtgttaagcatgtttagtctgatggtgtctctttaggttgaaatccttaaacaaggcaacagtctctttacgaattagacggacacaattgccttgattttcagtgaagaagtattgtaattcccatttttcttgaaagcgacggccctcaatgtcaactttcctcgtgttctttgcagtcgccatggcagaaatgagcggagagggctggtgctgccaccttttgataataggaggaattacagtttcaagtttcatgattttttttttttttaattcagtttgacagtgcaggtgggccatgaataatacattataagaccgaagctgtgggccgtatgaaatatgaccgggggccggactttggacatgcctgttgTAAGGAGTACCGTACATTGATGCAAGTACAGTATACAGTACAAATTCTTCAGGAGCTCCATAAATGAATAATCTATTTTTGCACCACAACTAAAACTGTCCTAAGTAATCATAACTGTAttatatatacattatataatttatattacATTCacattatattattattcttcAAACTTACTTCTAAGGGCTCGCACTGCCTACAGAGCAGTtatagttagacttcactttgatggttaatgcagttattgcaatttcgttgttttatcacagtagattgatttatttacatttcaaaaaccagaagccattcatttacaaatgtgattgcactttagtttacatatttaaatgttcagatattaagatgtggtagacagtttttgcatgatttgaatgagccaAAATAACTTGCTTTTTCTcttgaatatattgttataatttgtttcagatgtactgtaattattttcggtagaaaaaattaaatttggtgttcaaaaaaaaatattttttcaaacttgagtcttgaaaaagaaggGATTGTCCTATAATCaggatcgtcttatattcgggccaatacggtaatcagGGATTTGAAAGAAACAAAAGAACAATCAGATGTCTTCTAACAAAAATATGGGTGAGgcgaaaaaaagtgaaaatgctTACCCAATATAGAGCAGGGGTGGTTCCAGTCTTCGGGACTTATTATCTGCTCAATTGAGTCAAGTGTTTTACAGCAATGAGACATAAAATATCCAGGAATTTGACCTTAGAGGGCTGGAATTGCCTATCCATGCCGCGTCCCCTCATGGGCCCGCCCCACAATTTGAAAAGCATACGTAGACATTAAGTGCTTGATTCAATTCACAGCCCCCGCCACTGCatgaaaaaatacatttctcTTGGCAGAAAATTGTTGGCTCAATCAAACATTGGCAATCTCAAGCATTTCAAATTTCAGCCACACAACTTAGCATAATGTGTATTCTTTAGTACAACTGGAGCATAACTGGAGCCGACTGGTTCGTAACACGGGCTCTTTctcggtaagaacttggttggatcccaggtgcgagaatCTATCTAAACGTGCTTtcattgtgcaattaaccctttatttatttcttcttcttttttttttaacctcgtgtagtgtacctattgaagtttccatgaggtgtacctacacatattgtcatataaagcagttaaccaaatgtctgatttttatgttttaattggcgaatataaaaacaaggaataaaacaccaaacaagttttaacataaatgtttattaaaataaaataataataataataatcatgaatgaatctttatttcgaacatgatttaaagaataaaaacaataaaaaacaaacaacaaaaaacaaacaacaaacaatatagATCACTGTTTGAAAaagtaagtaataataatatataaatattattgtcaaagtcaaaaaagtcaaagtcagctttattgtcaatttctccacatcccaaagacacacaaagaaaccgaaatttcgacaagacatggctcacaacagacaaacaagtaaacaagtataacaacagcgtgctgaataaataattaataaataacacaataaataaataaataaataagaggagcaaaaaaggagcaagtgcgcgtacagcagacattccagaaaatagcgcaacagtgccgcacgctacgcagaagggggtagcgagttcagggtcctaacagccttgtgaaagaagctgttggcgagtctggcggtgcgggagcgcaggctcctgtacctcttcccagagggcagaaggtcaaacaaacagtgagccgggtgactcacatctctcgcaatcgtggttgcctttattattatattatattattgttataatATAAGTAAATttaaaaccagcaatctaatgttaaattgcagtagatataactactataagtgttataaaataataaagattacccaaagagaagcgcaTGCAATAAAGCTAACCGttggcttggagaaaacgttcaTAAaataagtggtgtttcagtgagtggttcgttctttctttccttggcaaatcgtaaatctacattctggcttacatagtccactgactgatccgttgatgcacgggaaggcagttcacccatgttcttcttcgttttgttttacggcgaggtggcaccagcttaaatgcgcattactgacaacaactactggttgaagtcatatgaactgaaaaaaaaagtgattcgttcactctcattcactcacgagccaacactactttaggagcgtctttgtattttaggatggctttacctctcccccttgctttctttggaggcatgattaggggttaatacaatcctcaaagtaacgaaaatacaataacgaatggagtcagtcggcatccggtccgcgcggtcgggttttctcgggtcctttcggctcatctcgcgagg harbors:
- the srpra gene encoding signal recognition particle receptor subunit alpha, with translation MLDFFTIFSKGGIVLWCFQGTGVTESFTGPVNALIRSVILQERSGNNSFTHESLNLKYKLDNEFELIFVVGFQKILTLTYVDKFIDDIQLHFRDLYKNELEQKGAMKLLNHSFEFGDDFQMLLREAEQSSKARSPAPMRSFKESEKSQKTVKSMIETKGGDKEKEQGSKKSKNTKKEDLVKADQGKGTSAAKLVENGNHGLSPEEIMQKKREEFFRKRAVGPVEKVSKSPKPQKPKEKQRRVWDMGGNSTKDLDYSDRNGEGFPSGCDQHQDAPIDPGMQPTSMVGDLPSVECDSSDDGEEEEEEEEEEERVVVNTALKTSAKKSGGFGGMFGMLKGLVGSKSLNLDDMEPVLEKMREHLIAKNVAAEIASQLCDSVAKKLEGKVMGTFTTVASTVKQALQDSLVQILQPKRRVDILRDVMEAQSQRRPFVITFCGVNGVGKSTNLAKISFWLIENGFTVLIAACDTFRAGAVEQLRTHQRRLNSLHPPEKHKGRTMVQLYEKGYGKDAAGIAMEAIAYARNQAFDVVLVDTAGRMQDNAPLMTALAKLIAVNMPDLVLFVGEALVGNEAVDQLVKFNQALADHSMSDKPRLIDGIVLTKFDTIDDKVGAAISMTYITGQPIVFVGTGQTYNDLRSLNARAVVSALMKA